The following coding sequences are from one Streptomyces dengpaensis window:
- the xseA gene encoding exodeoxyribonuclease VII large subunit, whose amino-acid sequence MALNTSAEAPLPVGEVSRLIGGWIDRLGAVWVEGQITQLSRRPGAGVVFLTLRDPSHDISVSVTCYRQVFDAVADVVSEGARVVVHAKPEWYAPRGQLSLRAAEIRPVGVGELLARLEQLKKSLASEGLFAPERKKVLPFLPQLIGLVCGRASAAERDVLENARHRWPAVRFEVRNVAVQGVHAVPQVVQAVKDLDAMDDVDVIIVARGGGSVEDLLPFSDEQLVRAVAACRTPVVSAIGHEPDTPLLDYVADLRASTPTDAAKKVVPDVGEEYERVRFLRDRARRSVQSFIEREERGLAHALARPSIEDPHRMVDERADQVAALLDRGRRTLGHLLDRADSELTHTHARVVALSPAATLQRGYAVLQKADGHVVRDPDEVAAGEALRARVAEGEFSVRVDA is encoded by the coding sequence ATGGCTCTCAATACGTCCGCGGAGGCTCCGCTGCCCGTCGGTGAGGTGTCGCGGCTCATCGGAGGATGGATCGACCGGCTCGGCGCGGTGTGGGTCGAGGGGCAGATCACCCAGTTGTCGCGGCGCCCCGGTGCGGGCGTCGTGTTCCTGACGCTGCGCGACCCGTCGCACGACATCTCCGTGAGCGTGACCTGTTATCGGCAGGTGTTCGACGCCGTCGCCGACGTGGTGAGCGAGGGCGCCCGTGTCGTCGTACACGCGAAGCCGGAGTGGTACGCGCCGCGGGGGCAGCTGTCGCTGCGGGCCGCCGAGATAAGGCCGGTGGGGGTGGGTGAACTGCTCGCCCGCCTTGAGCAGTTGAAGAAGTCGCTCGCCTCCGAGGGACTGTTCGCGCCCGAGCGCAAGAAGGTCCTGCCGTTCCTGCCGCAGCTCATCGGCCTGGTGTGCGGGCGGGCGTCCGCGGCCGAGCGCGACGTGCTGGAGAACGCGCGGCACCGCTGGCCCGCCGTCCGCTTCGAGGTCCGCAACGTCGCCGTGCAGGGCGTGCACGCGGTGCCCCAGGTCGTGCAGGCCGTGAAGGATCTGGACGCGATGGACGACGTCGACGTGATCATCGTGGCGCGGGGCGGCGGCAGCGTGGAGGACCTGCTGCCGTTCTCCGACGAGCAGCTCGTACGGGCGGTGGCGGCGTGCCGTACGCCCGTCGTGTCGGCGATCGGTCACGAACCCGACACCCCGCTGCTGGACTACGTGGCCGACCTGCGCGCGTCCACGCCGACCGACGCCGCCAAGAAGGTCGTGCCGGACGTCGGCGAGGAGTATGAGCGGGTGCGGTTCCTGCGGGACCGGGCGCGGCGCAGCGTCCAGTCCTTCATCGAGCGGGAGGAGCGCGGCCTCGCGCACGCGCTGGCCCGGCCCTCGATAGAGGATCCGCACCGCATGGTGGACGAACGGGCCGACCAGGTCGCCGCCCTGCTGGACCGCGGCCGGCGCACCCTTGGGCACCTCCTCGACCGTGCCGACTCGGAGCTGACGCACACCCACGCGCGCGTGGTGGCCCTGTCCCCCGCCGCGACCCTCCAGCGGGGGTACGCGGTGCTGCAGAAGGCCGACGGTCATGTGGTCCGGGACCCGGACGAGGTGGCGGCGGGCGAGGCGCTGCGGGCGCGGGTCGCCGAGGGTGAATTCTCCGTACGAGTCGATGCATAG
- a CDS encoding exodeoxyribonuclease VII small subunit produces MTSKVDEALGYEQARDELIEVVRRLEAGGTTLEESLALWERGEELAKVCRRWLEGARARLDAALAEEESEEHASDSE; encoded by the coding sequence ATGACCAGCAAGGTGGACGAGGCACTCGGGTACGAGCAGGCGCGGGACGAGCTCATCGAGGTCGTACGCCGCCTGGAGGCGGGGGGCACGACCCTGGAGGAGTCCCTCGCGCTGTGGGAGCGGGGCGAGGAGCTGGCGAAGGTGTGCCGGCGGTGGCTCGAGGGCGCGCGGGCGCGGCTGGACGCGGCGCTGGCCGAGGAGGAGTCGGAGGAGCACGCCAGCGACTCCGAGTAG
- a CDS encoding malonic semialdehyde reductase → MSLVLDPAAQDLLFREARTANTFSDEPVTDEQIQAIYDLVKYGPTAFNQTPLRVVLVRSGEARQRLVNCMAEGNQAKTAAAPLVAILAADNEFHEELPTLFPHFPQAKDMFFSERPVREQSATVNAAMQAAYFIVGVRAAGLAAGPMNGMDFAAVQKEFLDGDHTPLMVVNIGKPGEDAWFARSPRLEFDEVVTTV, encoded by the coding sequence ATGTCTCTCGTTCTTGACCCCGCTGCCCAGGACCTGCTGTTCCGCGAGGCCCGCACCGCGAACACCTTCAGCGACGAGCCGGTGACCGACGAGCAGATCCAGGCGATCTACGACCTGGTCAAGTACGGCCCGACGGCCTTCAACCAGACGCCGCTGCGCGTCGTCCTGGTCCGCTCCGGCGAGGCTCGCCAGCGTCTGGTGAACTGCATGGCCGAGGGCAACCAGGCGAAGACCGCCGCCGCCCCGCTGGTCGCGATCCTCGCCGCGGACAACGAGTTCCACGAGGAGCTCCCGACCCTGTTCCCGCACTTCCCGCAGGCGAAGGACATGTTCTTCTCCGAGCGCCCGGTCCGTGAGCAGTCCGCCACGGTCAACGCCGCGATGCAGGCCGCGTACTTCATCGTCGGTGTCCGCGCCGCCGGTCTGGCCGCCGGCCCGATGAACGGCATGGACTTCGCCGCTGTCCAGAAGGAGTTCCTGGACGGCGACCACACCCCGCTGATGGTCGTCAACATCGGCAAGCCGGGCGAGGACGCCTGGTTCGCGCGCTCCCCGCGCCTGGAGTTCGACGAGGTCGTCACGACCGTCTGA
- a CDS encoding DUF4245 domain-containing protein — protein sequence MARTNGKQSVRDMILSLGLIGLIAGVIYIFIPHDDSEPPLKRVDYRVELLTARRAASYPVAAPAGLPSAWTATSVRYDGSQFDAWHLGFHDPDGQYVAIEQSTEKPAVFIDAASQGAKETKATQRIGDQTWQRYEGDHYDALVLKSHGSTTVVTGTAPFDRLTKMAQALKTS from the coding sequence GTGGCACGTACGAATGGCAAGCAGTCGGTCCGGGACATGATTCTCTCCCTGGGCCTTATCGGGCTCATTGCGGGCGTCATCTACATCTTCATCCCGCACGACGACTCCGAGCCTCCCCTGAAGCGCGTCGACTACCGTGTCGAGCTGCTCACGGCTCGCCGCGCGGCGAGTTATCCCGTGGCGGCGCCCGCGGGCCTGCCGTCGGCGTGGACGGCGACCTCGGTGCGGTACGACGGCTCACAGTTCGACGCCTGGCACCTGGGCTTCCACGACCCCGACGGCCAGTACGTTGCGATCGAGCAGTCCACCGAGAAGCCGGCCGTGTTCATCGACGCGGCCAGCCAGGGCGCCAAGGAGACGAAGGCGACCCAGCGCATCGGCGACCAGACGTGGCAGCGCTACGAGGGGGACCACTACGACGCCCTCGTGCTGAAGAGCCACGGCTCCACGACCGTGGTGACCGGCACGGCGCCGTTCGACCGGCTGACGAAGATGGCGCAGGCCCTGAAGACGTCGTAA
- the glpX gene encoding class II fructose-bisphosphatase: MTENHQLPSELEVPSEAPDRNLALELVRVTEAAAMAAGRWVGRGDKNGADGAAVRAMRTLVSTVSMNGVVVIGEGEKDEAPMLFNGERIGDGTGPECDIAVDPIDGTTLTAKGMTNAIAVLAAADRGTMFDPSAVFYMDKLVTGPEAADFVDINAPVSVNIRRVAKARRRAPEDVTVVILDRPRHDGIIKEIRETGARIKLISDGDVAGSILALREGTGIDLLLGVGGTPEGIISACAVKCLGGTIQGKLWPKDDEERQRALDAGHDLDRVLTTNDLVSGENVFFVATGITDGELLRGVRYGAETATTDSIVMRSKSGTVRQISSEHRLSKLRAYSAIDFDRAK, encoded by the coding sequence ATGACCGAGAACCATCAGCTGCCGTCCGAACTCGAGGTCCCCTCCGAGGCCCCCGACCGAAATCTCGCCCTGGAACTGGTCCGCGTCACCGAGGCCGCCGCGATGGCCGCGGGCCGCTGGGTCGGCCGCGGCGACAAGAACGGCGCCGACGGCGCCGCCGTCCGGGCCATGCGAACCCTCGTCTCCACCGTCTCGATGAATGGCGTCGTCGTCATCGGTGAGGGCGAGAAGGACGAGGCCCCGATGCTCTTCAACGGGGAGCGCATCGGCGACGGGACCGGCCCCGAGTGCGACATCGCCGTCGACCCGATCGACGGGACCACGCTCACCGCCAAGGGCATGACGAACGCGATCGCCGTGCTCGCCGCCGCCGACCGCGGCACCATGTTCGACCCGTCCGCGGTCTTCTACATGGACAAGCTGGTCACCGGCCCCGAGGCCGCCGACTTCGTCGACATCAACGCGCCCGTCTCGGTGAACATCCGGCGGGTCGCCAAGGCCAGGCGCCGCGCCCCCGAGGACGTCACCGTCGTCATCCTCGACCGGCCGCGCCACGACGGGATCATCAAGGAGATCCGGGAGACCGGCGCCCGCATCAAGCTGATCTCCGACGGCGATGTCGCCGGCTCGATCCTGGCGCTGCGTGAGGGCACCGGCATCGACCTGCTGCTCGGCGTCGGCGGTACGCCCGAGGGCATCATCTCGGCCTGCGCGGTCAAGTGCCTCGGCGGCACCATCCAGGGCAAGCTGTGGCCCAAGGACGACGAGGAGCGGCAGCGCGCGCTCGACGCCGGTCACGACCTGGACCGCGTCCTGACCACGAACGACCTGGTCTCCGGCGAGAACGTGTTCTTCGTCGCGACCGGCATCACGGACGGCGAGCTGCTGCGCGGGGTGCGCTACGGCGCCGAGACCGCGACGACCGACTCGATCGTCATGCGCTCCAAGTCGGGCACGGTCCGCCAGATCTCGTCCGAGCACCGGCTGTCCAAGCTGCGGGCGTACAGCGCGATCGACTTCGACCGCGCGAAGTAG
- a CDS encoding WhiB family transcriptional regulator, with the protein MLQPPHQSLQVAAVPAQRAPVRDRDQEAPWHTEAVCRRDEAGLFFAPSKEPTAARLSREEAAKRVCARCPVMVECREHALLQPEPYGVWGGLTAAERRVVLARRRRRELELKKAARGTIAAAG; encoded by the coding sequence GTGCTGCAACCGCCGCATCAGTCCCTGCAGGTAGCTGCCGTTCCGGCCCAGCGGGCGCCAGTGCGGGACAGGGATCAGGAGGCCCCATGGCACACGGAGGCCGTGTGCCGACGAGACGAAGCCGGCCTGTTCTTCGCCCCTTCCAAGGAGCCCACCGCGGCCCGGCTGTCCCGTGAGGAGGCGGCGAAGCGCGTCTGCGCCCGCTGCCCGGTGATGGTCGAGTGCCGCGAACACGCGTTGCTGCAACCCGAGCCGTACGGAGTGTGGGGCGGCCTCACCGCCGCCGAGCGCCGCGTGGTGCTCGCCCGGCGCCGCCGTCGCGAGCTGGAACTCAAGAAGGCCGCACGGGGGACCATAGCGGCGGCCGGCTGA
- a CDS encoding DUF1707 SHOCT-like domain-containing protein — translation MDLQKRSDSAAPTLAKPTDLRASDADRDRIADILRDALAEGRLTAEEHSERVEGVLATKTVGELDQFVRDLPAAHTGRATPAYVSAPHRPTAGAIPVEADENVVAVFSAAVRKGRRRAGRRIHAYAIFGSVEIDLSEAIFEYQQVVIRAISVFGSVEIRVPENVSLRGSGAAVLGNFEVATLDADDAQAPVVYVDGLSVLGSVEARPKRGKLIADILDRVTERVDRSLRKHLDR, via the coding sequence GTGGACCTTCAGAAGCGCTCCGACTCGGCCGCCCCCACCCTGGCGAAGCCGACCGACCTCCGTGCCTCCGACGCCGACCGTGACCGCATCGCCGACATCCTGCGCGACGCCCTCGCCGAGGGGCGCCTCACCGCCGAGGAGCACTCGGAGCGCGTGGAAGGGGTGCTGGCGACGAAGACCGTGGGCGAGCTCGACCAGTTCGTACGGGACCTGCCCGCCGCCCATACGGGCCGCGCGACCCCCGCGTACGTCTCCGCGCCCCATCGCCCCACGGCGGGCGCGATCCCCGTGGAGGCCGACGAGAACGTGGTCGCGGTCTTCAGTGCCGCCGTCCGCAAGGGCCGCCGGCGCGCGGGCCGCCGTATCCACGCGTACGCGATATTCGGCAGTGTCGAGATAGACCTCAGCGAGGCGATCTTCGAGTACCAGCAGGTCGTGATCAGGGCGATCTCGGTCTTCGGCAGCGTGGAGATCCGCGTCCCGGAGAATGTCTCGCTGCGCGGCAGCGGCGCCGCGGTGCTGGGCAACTTCGAGGTGGCCACGCTGGACGCGGACGATGCCCAGGCGCCCGTCGTCTATGTGGACGGTCTGTCCGTGCTCGGCAGCGTCGAGGCACGGCCCAAGCGGGGCAAGCTGATCGCGGACATCCTCGACCGCGTGACCGAGCGGGTGGACCGGAGTTTGCGCAAGCATCTGGACCGTTGA
- a CDS encoding fumarate hydratase, with protein MPEFAYTDLLPQGEDTTPYRLVTSEGVSTFEADGRTFLKVEPEALRKLAEEAIHDIQHYLRPEHLAQLRRIIDDPEASGNDKFVALDLLKNANIAAAGVLPMCQDTGTAIVMGKRGQNVLTEGGDEAALSRGIYDAYKNLNLRYSQMAPLTMWEEKNTGSNLPAQIELYATDGGAYKFLFMAKGGGSANKSFLYQETKAVLNEASMMKFLEEKIRSLGTAACPPYHLAIVVGGTSAEYALKTAKYASAHYLDEIPAEGSELGHGFRDKELEEKVFELTQKIGIGAQFGGKYFCHDVRVVRLPRHGASCPVAIAVSCSADRQAVAKITAEGVFLEQLETDPARFLPETTDEHLESDGARGEAADGHSVKIDLNQPMDDILAELTKYPVKTRLSLSGPLVVARDIAHAKIKERLDAGEEMPQYLKDHPVYYAGPAKTPEGYASGSFGPTTAGRMDSYVEQFQAAGGSKVMLAKGNRSAQVTNACEAHGGFYLGSIGGPAARLAQDCIKKVEVVEYEELGMEAVWKIEVEDFPAFIVVDDKGNDFFQDPAPSPTFTSIPVRGPGLA; from the coding sequence ATGCCTGAGTTCGCGTACACCGATCTGCTCCCCCAGGGAGAGGACACCACCCCGTACCGGCTGGTGACCTCCGAGGGTGTCTCCACCTTCGAGGCCGACGGGCGCACGTTCCTCAAGGTGGAGCCGGAGGCGCTGCGCAAGCTCGCCGAAGAGGCCATCCACGACATCCAGCACTACCTGCGGCCCGAGCACCTGGCGCAGCTGCGCCGGATCATCGACGACCCGGAGGCGTCGGGCAACGACAAGTTCGTCGCCCTCGACCTGCTGAAGAACGCGAACATCGCCGCCGCGGGTGTCCTCCCGATGTGCCAGGACACCGGCACGGCGATCGTCATGGGCAAGCGCGGACAGAACGTGCTCACCGAGGGCGGCGACGAGGCGGCCCTGAGCCGCGGCATCTACGACGCCTACAAGAACCTCAACCTGCGTTACTCGCAGATGGCTCCGCTCACCATGTGGGAGGAGAAGAACACGGGCTCGAACCTGCCGGCGCAGATCGAGCTGTACGCGACCGACGGCGGCGCCTACAAGTTCCTCTTCATGGCCAAGGGCGGCGGCTCCGCCAACAAGAGCTTCCTCTACCAGGAGACGAAGGCCGTCCTGAACGAGGCCTCCATGATGAAGTTCCTGGAGGAGAAGATCCGCTCGCTCGGTACGGCCGCCTGCCCGCCGTACCACCTGGCGATCGTCGTCGGCGGCACGTCCGCCGAGTACGCCCTGAAGACCGCGAAGTACGCCTCCGCGCACTACCTCGACGAGATCCCGGCGGAGGGCTCCGAGCTCGGGCACGGCTTCCGGGACAAGGAGCTCGAGGAGAAGGTCTTCGAGCTGACCCAGAAGATCGGCATCGGCGCGCAGTTCGGCGGCAAGTACTTCTGCCACGACGTACGCGTGGTGCGCCTCCCGCGGCACGGCGCGTCCTGTCCGGTCGCGATCGCCGTGTCCTGCTCCGCCGACCGCCAGGCGGTCGCGAAGATCACCGCCGAGGGCGTCTTCCTGGAGCAGCTGGAGACGGACCCGGCGCGCTTCCTGCCGGAGACGACGGACGAGCACCTGGAGTCGGACGGCGCCCGCGGCGAAGCCGCTGATGGACACAGTGTCAAGATCGACCTGAACCAGCCGATGGACGACATCCTCGCCGAGCTGACCAAGTACCCGGTCAAGACCCGGCTCTCGCTCTCCGGACCGCTCGTCGTGGCCCGCGACATCGCGCACGCCAAGATCAAGGAGCGGCTCGACGCGGGTGAGGAGATGCCGCAGTACCTGAAGGACCACCCGGTGTACTACGCCGGTCCGGCCAAGACGCCCGAGGGGTACGCGTCCGGCTCCTTCGGCCCGACGACGGCCGGGCGGATGGACTCGTACGTCGAGCAGTTCCAGGCGGCGGGCGGCTCCAAGGTGATGCTCGCGAAGGGCAACCGGTCCGCGCAGGTCACCAACGCCTGCGAGGCGCACGGCGGCTTCTACCTCGGCTCCATCGGCGGGCCCGCCGCCCGTCTCGCCCAGGACTGCATCAAGAAGGTCGAGGTCGTCGAGTACGAGGAGCTCGGGATGGAGGCCGTCTGGAAGATCGAGGTCGAGGACTTCCCGGCGTTCATCGTGGTCGACGACAAGGGCAACGACTTCTTCCAGGATCCGGCGCCGTCGCCGACGTTCACGTCGATTCCGGTGCGGGGGCCTGGGCTGGCGTAG
- a CDS encoding class II fumarate hydratase gives MSDDYRIEHDSMGDVRVPADAKWRAQTQRAVENFPISGQRLERAHIEALARVKGAAAKVNARLGVLDKDIAEAIQEAAAEVAEGRWDGHFPIDVFQTGSGTSSNMNTNEVIATLATERLGRDVHPNDHVNASQSSNDVFPSSIHIAATAAVTRDLIPALDHLAASLARKSEEFADVVKSGRTHLMDATPVTLGQEFGGYAAQVRYGVERLRASLPRLAELPLGGTAVGTGINTPPGFSAAVIAEVAQATGLPLTEARDHFEAQGARDGIVETSGQLRTIAVGLTKIANDLRWMASGPRTGLAEISLPDLQPGSSIMPGKVNPVIPEAVLMVAAQVIGNDATVATAGAAGNFELNVMLPVMAKNVLESIRLLTNVARLLADRTVDGIVADRERAREYAESSPSVVTPLNKYIGYEEAAKVAKKALAERKTIRQVVLEAGYVERGDLTLEQLDEALDVLRMTHP, from the coding sequence ATGAGCGACGACTACCGCATCGAGCACGACTCCATGGGCGACGTACGCGTCCCCGCCGACGCCAAGTGGCGGGCCCAGACGCAGCGTGCCGTCGAGAACTTCCCCATCTCCGGGCAGCGCCTCGAACGGGCGCACATCGAGGCCCTGGCTCGCGTCAAGGGGGCCGCAGCCAAGGTCAACGCGCGGCTCGGGGTGCTCGACAAGGACATCGCCGAGGCCATTCAGGAGGCAGCGGCCGAAGTCGCCGAGGGGCGGTGGGACGGCCACTTCCCCATCGACGTGTTCCAGACCGGGTCCGGGACTTCGTCCAACATGAACACCAACGAGGTCATCGCCACGCTCGCGACCGAGCGGCTCGGCAGGGACGTACACCCCAATGACCATGTGAACGCGTCGCAGTCGAGCAACGACGTGTTTCCGTCCTCCATCCACATCGCCGCCACCGCCGCCGTCACCCGCGATCTCATCCCCGCGCTCGACCATCTCGCCGCCTCGCTCGCGCGCAAGTCCGAGGAGTTCGCCGACGTCGTGAAGTCCGGGCGTACGCACCTCATGGACGCGACGCCGGTGACGCTTGGTCAGGAGTTCGGGGGGTACGCGGCCCAGGTGCGGTACGGGGTGGAGCGGCTCCGGGCGTCGCTGCCGCGGCTCGCCGAACTGCCGCTCGGCGGGACCGCCGTGGGGACCGGGATCAACACCCCGCCCGGGTTCTCCGCCGCCGTCATCGCGGAGGTGGCGCAGGCCACCGGGCTGCCGCTCACCGAGGCGCGCGACCACTTCGAGGCGCAGGGTGCCCGGGACGGGATCGTGGAGACCAGCGGGCAGCTGCGGACCATCGCCGTCGGGCTGACCAAGATCGCCAACGACCTCCGGTGGATGGCGTCAGGGCCGCGCACCGGACTGGCCGAGATCAGCCTCCCGGACCTTCAGCCGGGGTCCTCGATCATGCCGGGCAAGGTGAACCCTGTCATCCCCGAGGCCGTGCTCATGGTCGCCGCGCAGGTGATCGGGAACGACGCCACCGTCGCCACGGCCGGAGCGGCCGGGAACTTCGAACTCAACGTCATGCTGCCCGTCATGGCGAAGAACGTCCTGGAGTCCATCCGGCTGCTCACCAACGTGGCACGGCTGCTCGCCGACCGGACCGTCGACGGGATCGTCGCGGACCGGGAGCGGGCGCGCGAATACGCCGAGTCGTCGCCTTCCGTGGTCACTCCGCTCAACAAGTACATCGGGTACGAGGAGGCCGCCAAGGTGGCCAAGAAGGCGCTGGCCGAGCGCAAGACCATTCGCCAAGTGGTTCTCGAAGCGGGGTATGTGGAGCGGGGCGACCTGACGCTTGAACAGCTGGACGAGGCGCTGGATGTCCTGCGGATGACACATCCGTAA
- a CDS encoding DUF402 domain-containing protein yields MADGGAVSEVQTGGSTAHWTPGSQILWRYRENAGERLHICRPVTVVRDDAELLAVWMAPGTVCVKPVLADGTPVHGEPLESRYTKARTVRRDRWFGTGVLKLARPGDPWSVWLFWEPGWRFKNWYVNLEAPLTRWTGGVDSEDHFLDIAVYPDRTWRWLDEDEFAMAQRAGLMDAQLAARVREAGWSAVEAIRAWGAPFSDGWQHWRPDPSWPVPVLPDDWDRTPAHVSS; encoded by the coding sequence ATGGCAGACGGTGGAGCGGTGAGCGAAGTGCAAACGGGCGGGTCGACGGCGCACTGGACCCCCGGGAGTCAGATCCTGTGGCGGTACCGGGAGAACGCCGGCGAACGCCTCCACATCTGCCGTCCCGTCACGGTCGTACGGGACGACGCCGAGCTGCTCGCGGTGTGGATGGCGCCGGGCACGGTGTGTGTGAAGCCGGTGCTGGCCGACGGGACGCCGGTGCACGGGGAGCCGCTCGAGTCGCGCTACACCAAGGCGCGTACGGTCCGCCGCGACCGCTGGTTCGGCACCGGGGTGCTGAAGTTGGCGCGGCCCGGCGATCCCTGGTCGGTGTGGCTGTTCTGGGAGCCGGGCTGGCGCTTCAAGAACTGGTACGTGAACCTCGAGGCGCCGCTGACCCGTTGGACGGGCGGGGTCGACTCCGAGGACCACTTCCTGGACATCGCCGTGTACCCGGACCGGACATGGCGCTGGCTCGACGAGGACGAGTTCGCGATGGCACAGCGCGCCGGCCTGATGGACGCTCAACTGGCCGCGCGGGTACGGGAAGCGGGGTGGTCGGCGGTGGAGGCGATCCGCGCCTGGGGCGCGCCGTTCTCGGACGGCTGGCAGCACTGGCGCCCGGATCCGTCGTGGCCGGTTCCGGTCCTGCCTGATGACTGGGACCGTACGCCCGCGCACGTTTCCTCATGA
- a CDS encoding ATP-binding SpoIIE family protein phosphatase, whose amino-acid sequence MDSTRVTEHPTSPERGRPGAGRPPAPADPRGALLRTPDQSSARTSDQSSARAPEQSSTLPGSAALPVQARTGDLTGDMQKTNCGKKGPTGGQDSTGSTDMPSSPSSGSASSPDTGAPTPPSASPASEHSQPSAAEPDPHRPRPAPESLPAQQGAAQERPAGSPGGKERRTGQGLPPGGPMPMRRDGDRLRFVGAATRRIARGIDLDEIVMGLCRATVPTFSDAILVYLRDPLPVGDERPTGPLVLRLRRTDRIPVERDTEGGFLPAVQPEPSDLSAMTAELCEVRPGGALAEVLRGVRPVFADAPAARAALPELLGDDVFVPGGQRAILAPLRGRRRVIGAALFLRRPERLAFEADDLLVAAQLATHSALGIDKAVLYGREAYIADELQRTMLPETLPQPTGVRLASRYLPAAETARVGGDWYDAIPLPGSRVALVVGDVMGHSMTSAAIMGQLRTTAQTLAGLDLPPQEVLHHLDEQAQRLGTDRMATCLYAVYDPVSHRITIANAGHPPPVLLHLGGRAEVLRVPPGAPIGVGGVDFEAVELDAPAGATLLLYTDGLVESRLRDVWTGIEQLRERLSATAQLTGPDHPPPLEALCDEVLDMLGPGDRDDDIALLAARFDGIAPSDVAYWFLEPEDAAPGRARRLARRALSRWGMEELSDSVELLVSEVVTNAVRYTSRPVTLRLLRTDVLRCEVGDDVPQLPRLRQARATDEGGRGLYLVNKLARRWGATRLSTGKVVWFELNRG is encoded by the coding sequence ATGGATTCGACACGCGTGACGGAGCACCCCACCTCGCCCGAGCGCGGCCGGCCCGGCGCCGGCCGGCCGCCCGCCCCCGCGGACCCTCGCGGGGCGCTCCTGCGTACCCCGGACCAGTCATCGGCGCGTACCTCGGATCAGTCGTCCGCGCGCGCCCCGGAGCAGTCGTCGACGCTGCCGGGTTCCGCCGCGTTACCCGTCCAGGCCCGCACGGGCGACCTCACGGGTGACATGCAGAAGACGAACTGCGGCAAGAAGGGCCCCACCGGCGGTCAGGACTCGACCGGCAGCACCGACATGCCCTCTTCCCCTTCCTCCGGTTCCGCCTCGTCCCCCGACACCGGCGCGCCCACCCCGCCGTCCGCCTCCCCCGCCTCCGAGCACTCCCAGCCCTCGGCCGCAGAGCCCGATCCGCACCGCCCGCGCCCCGCTCCCGAGTCCCTCCCGGCGCAGCAGGGCGCCGCGCAGGAGCGCCCGGCGGGCAGCCCCGGCGGCAAGGAACGGCGCACCGGGCAGGGGCTGCCGCCCGGTGGCCCGATGCCGATGCGCCGCGACGGGGACCGGCTGCGCTTCGTGGGCGCCGCGACCCGCAGGATCGCCCGGGGCATCGACCTGGACGAGATCGTGATGGGCCTGTGCCGGGCCACCGTGCCGACCTTCTCGGACGCGATCCTCGTCTATCTGCGCGACCCGCTGCCCGTCGGCGACGAACGGCCAACCGGGCCTCTCGTGCTGCGGCTGCGGCGCACCGACCGGATCCCCGTGGAGCGGGACACCGAGGGCGGCTTCCTGCCCGCGGTCCAGCCCGAGCCCAGCGACCTCTCGGCGATGACGGCCGAGCTGTGCGAGGTGCGCCCCGGCGGCGCCCTCGCCGAGGTGCTGCGCGGGGTACGTCCGGTGTTCGCGGACGCGCCCGCCGCGCGGGCCGCGCTGCCGGAGCTGCTGGGTGACGACGTGTTCGTACCGGGCGGGCAGCGCGCGATCCTGGCCCCGCTGCGCGGCCGCCGCCGGGTGATCGGCGCCGCCCTGTTCCTGCGCCGCCCAGAGCGCCTCGCCTTCGAGGCCGACGACCTGCTGGTCGCGGCCCAGCTCGCCACGCACAGCGCGCTCGGCATCGACAAGGCGGTGCTGTACGGGCGTGAGGCGTACATCGCCGACGAGCTGCAGCGCACGATGCTGCCCGAGACGCTGCCCCAACCCACGGGCGTACGGCTGGCCAGCCGCTACCTCCCCGCCGCCGAGACCGCGCGCGTCGGCGGCGACTGGTACGACGCCATCCCGCTGCCCGGCAGCCGCGTCGCCCTCGTCGTCGGTGACGTCATGGGCCACTCGATGACGTCGGCGGCCATCATGGGCCAGCTGCGGACGACCGCGCAGACCCTCGCCGGGCTCGATCTGCCGCCGCAGGAGGTGCTGCACCACCTCGACGAGCAGGCCCAGCGCCTGGGCACCGACCGGATGGCGACCTGCCTGTACGCCGTCTACGACCCGGTCTCGCACCGCATCACCATCGCCAACGCGGGCCATCCGCCGCCGGTCCTGCTGCACCTGGGCGGGCGGGCCGAGGTGCTGCGGGTGCCGCCGGGTGCCCCCATCGGCGTAGGCGGAGTGGACTTCGAGGCGGTGGAGCTCGACGCGCCCGCCGGGGCGACGCTGCTGCTGTACACCGACGGTCTGGTCGAGTCCCGGCTCAGGGACGTGTGGACCGGCATAGAGCAACTGCGGGAGCGGCTCTCGGCCACCGCGCAGCTGACCGGGCCCGACCATCCGCCGCCGCTCGAAGCGCTGTGCGACGAGGTGCTCGACATGCTCGGCCCGGGCGACCGGGACGACGACATCGCGCTGCTCGCCGCCCGCTTCGACGGGATCGCGCCGAGTGACGTGGCGTACTGGTTCCTGGAGCCGGAGGACGCCGCCCCCGGGCGGGCCCGCCGGCTGGCCCGGCGGGCGCTGTCGCGCTGGGGTATGGAGGAGCTGAGCGACTCCGTGGAGCTGCTCGTCAGCGAGGTCGTGACGAACGCCGTGCGCTATACGTCGCGGCCGGTCACCCTGCGGCTGCTCCGTACCGACGTCCTGCGCTGCGAGGTCGGCGATGACGTGCCGCAGCTGCCGCGGCTGCGGCAGGCGCGCGCGACGGACGAGGGCGGACGCGGGCTCTACCTGGTGAACAAACTGGCCAGACGGTGGGGCGCGACGCGGCTGAGCACGGGGAAGGTGGTCTGGTTCGAGCTGAACCGGGGCTGA